A genome region from Streptomyces xanthophaeus includes the following:
- a CDS encoding HEAT repeat domain-containing protein produces the protein MFEPVIAPSGTLLGLLQRGRGDGTLHALAAPRAEALEALNQCVLRDPRQDWQVENRSLYYARLYLDLAGPLGEIEAHLFSADDLVDEEDHRTGLALSVLGHLASYGRDDALMLLRRYAASGANWAWALDELALRDDDEGLRSLASAVLARFPATAEGEARLAAAVRDAYEPRPWCLWEETPQYGERLRAARQQGSFDRWQRQMTPSGPRPGWGVQAVFDWAADGLRRGTPLHVPAARCLAAVAQPEDRSAILAAAAGADGEAARATALHHLVLAEPDNPAVLDLIEAAADEPAVAAYERMCGPEAVERARRWVHRPDALGEAAAATLAARGGAEDAGLVLGALRSTVRGAGPDTRRLFALVDGAGRLAIGCAAPVLRHIYRETASSHLRGRAARALASTDPSFAAGFAVECLWDCEETTREVAARHAETADARVAPRLRRLASDPAEEEDVQSAVRSRIAPESAV, from the coding sequence CGCGGCACCCAGGGCGGAGGCCCTCGAGGCCCTCAACCAGTGCGTGCTCCGCGACCCGCGCCAGGACTGGCAGGTCGAGAACCGCTCCTTGTACTACGCCCGGCTGTACCTGGACCTCGCCGGTCCCCTGGGCGAGATCGAGGCCCACCTCTTCAGCGCCGACGACCTCGTCGACGAGGAGGACCACCGCACGGGCCTCGCCCTGTCCGTCCTGGGCCACCTGGCCTCCTACGGCCGCGACGACGCGCTCATGCTGCTGCGCCGCTACGCCGCCTCCGGGGCGAACTGGGCCTGGGCACTCGACGAGCTGGCCCTGCGCGACGACGACGAAGGCCTGCGGTCCCTGGCCTCGGCCGTCCTCGCCCGCTTCCCCGCCACGGCGGAGGGCGAGGCGCGGCTGGCCGCCGCCGTCCGCGACGCCTACGAGCCCCGCCCGTGGTGCCTGTGGGAGGAGACGCCCCAGTACGGGGAGCGCCTGCGCGCCGCCCGTCAGCAGGGCTCCTTCGACCGCTGGCAGCGCCAGATGACCCCGAGCGGGCCCCGGCCCGGCTGGGGCGTCCAGGCCGTCTTCGACTGGGCCGCCGACGGGCTGCGCCGCGGCACCCCGCTGCACGTCCCCGCGGCCCGCTGCCTCGCCGCCGTGGCCCAGCCCGAGGACCGCTCCGCCATCCTCGCGGCCGCCGCCGGCGCCGACGGGGAGGCCGCCCGGGCCACCGCCCTGCACCACCTGGTCCTTGCCGAGCCGGACAACCCGGCCGTGCTGGACCTCATCGAAGCCGCCGCCGACGAGCCCGCCGTGGCCGCCTACGAGCGCATGTGCGGCCCCGAGGCCGTCGAACGGGCCCGGCGCTGGGTCCACCGCCCCGACGCGCTCGGCGAGGCCGCCGCGGCCACCCTGGCCGCCCGCGGCGGAGCCGAGGACGCGGGCCTGGTGCTGGGCGCCCTGCGCTCCACCGTGCGCGGTGCGGGCCCGGACACCCGGCGCCTGTTCGCCCTGGTGGACGGGGCCGGCCGGCTCGCCATCGGCTGCGCGGCCCCCGTGCTGCGCCACATCTACCGCGAGACCGCCTCGTCCCACCTGCGCGGCCGGGCCGCACGGGCGCTGGCCAGCACCGACCCCTCCTTCGCGGCGGGCTTCGCCGTCGAATGCCTGTGGGACTGCGAGGAGACCACCCGCGAGGTGGCGGCCCGCCACGCCGAGACGGCCGACGCCCGCGTGGCGCCCCGGCTGCGCCGCCTGGCCTCCGATCCCGCGGAGGAGGAGGACGTCCAGTCGGCCGTCCGCAGCCGCATCGCACCGGAATCGGCCGTGTAG